One genomic window of Desmospora activa DSM 45169 includes the following:
- a CDS encoding class I SAM-dependent methyltransferase, giving the protein MSELRSRLRHAYAQEAQMRDTRYKPEWKKRERQRFASLLKREEPVRLLEIGAGTGQDSLFFHEEGFVTLAIDLSPEMVAKCKEKGLDAQVMDATHLQFPDNSFDAVWSFNCLLHLPKREWNSMLAEIRRILAPGGLFYLGVYGGRDSEGIWEEDHCNPKRFFAFHTNDALCERVEQYFHILDFRSFRPEGQVLDLQALTLQVKGEGD; this is encoded by the coding sequence TAGGCTTCGACACGCCTACGCTCAGGAAGCTCAGATGAGAGACACCCGCTACAAGCCGGAGTGGAAGAAGCGGGAACGACAACGGTTTGCATCTTTGTTGAAAAGGGAGGAGCCTGTTCGCCTGTTGGAGATTGGTGCGGGTACAGGCCAGGACAGTCTCTTTTTTCACGAGGAGGGATTTGTCACTCTTGCGATAGATCTTTCCCCGGAGATGGTGGCGAAATGTAAAGAGAAAGGCTTGGATGCGCAAGTGATGGACGCCACCCATCTCCAATTTCCTGATAATTCGTTTGATGCGGTTTGGAGCTTCAATTGCCTCCTGCACCTACCCAAGCGAGAGTGGAATTCAATGTTAGCGGAGATTCGTCGGATATTGGCTCCGGGAGGATTATTTTATCTGGGCGTTTACGGGGGAAGGGATAGCGAAGGCATTTGGGAAGAGGACCACTGTAATCCAAAGCGCTTTTTTGCTTTCCATACAAATGATGCCTTATGTGAACGAGTGGAACAATACTTTCACATCCTTGATTTTCGTTCCTTCCGCCCAGAGGGCCAAGTGTTGGACCTTCAAGCCCTGACGCTGCAAGTGAAGGGGGAAGGCGATTAA
- a CDS encoding DMT family transporter: MNRSWLKVFVAAFFEVFWVIGLKYANDFYAWTGTVIAIIISFTFMIMAGRSLPTGTVYAVFVGLGTAGTVFAEIAFFGEPFSMAKLLLILLLLAGVTGLKLITKMEAEG; the protein is encoded by the coding sequence GTGAATCGAAGTTGGTTAAAAGTATTCGTTGCTGCTTTCTTTGAGGTTTTTTGGGTAATCGGGTTAAAATATGCCAATGATTTCTATGCATGGACGGGAACGGTGATCGCGATTATCATCAGCTTTACTTTTATGATTATGGCTGGACGCTCTTTGCCAACGGGAACGGTTTATGCCGTTTTTGTCGGCTTGGGAACAGCGGGCACCGTCTTTGCAGAGATCGCTTTTTTTGGAGAGCCGTTTTCAATGGCGAAATTACTGCTGATTCTGTTGTTGTTGGCTGGTGTTACTGGGTTAAAGTTAATCACAAAAATGGAGGCCGAAGGGTAA